A stretch of DNA from Papio anubis isolate 15944 chromosome 4, Panubis1.0, whole genome shotgun sequence:
GCCCTTCCTGTCCCACACTCGGTGTCAGTGGTGGCCTATCACCATGACATATGCTGAAGTATGGCCCACCCTTGTCCCAGTTGTTGGACAGGCGGCATGCCAGCTCCAGAGCTGGTGGGAGGTGCCCTCTCTACAGAGCCTACTGGGAGGAGGGCTCCCTGCCTACCTCCCCAAGTGAGAGGCTTCCTTGCTGCACTGAGGATCAAGGGAGAGGTGCTGGGAGGAGCCTCCCAGCTGTGGGCAGCTGAGACTTCTGTGGGCAAGGCCGCACTTGGCCTGGGAGTCCAGTTCTTTGAGGCTTATTGTACAGTAAATGCTCGTTGAGTCTTGGCTGGTTGCTGAGGTGCCGATGCATCTCGCTACAAAATCGTAGTTGTTCCTAGGCTTGAACCTTCCCCGTTTGGAGGCATCTCTAAACCCAAGACCTGCATCAGAGCCTGAGGGTCAGATCCTTTCCAGCTCTCTGCCAGCCTCCCTACCCTGTAGGGTTGGGGCTTAGGGCTGGGGTGCAGCAGCCTTCCCGGACCTGGGGAGCGTTGCTGCCAAACGGGAAAGGGTGACCACTGATGGGgactgggcttttctttgctgctCTGTGCACAGAGTGGCTGTGGGTGGCAGTTCGAGGTGGACTCAACTTAGTGACAAGAAACCTTTTTATTTCAAGCTTACGTTTACTATAATAGTAAACCGAGACAGTATCATGAAATGGGAAAGATGAAGTAACCCATTTTCTGACCCTTTTCTATGATGCCTGTTTTTTCACAGTGAAGCCAGGCCTGTGTGGGTCTGTGTTTTCCCGAGGCTCTAGGTCCCTATATGGAATGCATGTGGGACAAGGCAGTGCCAAGGCCATGCAGCCTGGTGGGGGCCAGTGTGCGACATGAGGGGCCACCCGAGGCGCACtgggacctcctgggctccaactTCCCCCCTAGGGCAGGACTCAGTGGTCTAAGTTTATCCAGCTAGGTGATGGCTGAAATGGGCCAGTGCCTTGGCAGGGGACCCAGGTGGGGTGAGGACGAGATTCCCACACCAGCTGTGGGAGCTGGAACCTTCCAGATGCTGAGACTGTGGGGTGGACACCGGGCAGGGTCCATGAAGGTGCATATGGGGCCACAGGCCAGGTGTCATCCCTGTGTTCCCTGTGACTTAGTGCCTGCTCCATAGACATCAGTTCCCTCCTGGGTGTGTCATGGTGTCTTAGGTGTATCAGCCATCAATAGGAGCCCCACCAAGCCAGCTCCATCTACATGCACTTTGCTGCCCGCACAGGTGCCTCGGAGGGCCAAAGGGAGAGGGCAGGGGTGCAGCTTGGTGGGAGAGGGTCTGAATGGGGGAGGCTGAGCAAACCTTAGAGCtgacaggccaggcgtggtggctcacacccgtaatcccagcactttggaaggccaaggcaggtggatcacctgagatcaggagttcgagaccagcctggtcaacatggtgaaacccgtttctattaaaaatacaaaaaaaagtgggcgggtgcggtggctcacgcctgtaatcccagcactttgggaggccgaggcggacagatcacaaggttagaagttcgagaccagccgggccaatatggtaaatccctgtctctaccaaaaatataaaaattagccgggtgtggtggcaggcgcctgtagtcccagctactcgggaggctgaggcaggagaatcacttgaacctgggaggtggaggttgcagtgagccgagatcacaccactgcattccagcctgggcaacacagcaagactccgtctcaaaacgaaacaaacagccgggcacgatggctcacccctgtaattccagaacttttgggaggccaaggcaggcggatcacctgaggtcaggagtttgagaccagcctgatcaacatggagaaaccccgtctctactttaaaaaaaaaaaaaaaaaaagaaagctgggcgtggtggcatacgcctgtaatcccagctactgaggagactgaggcaggagaattgcttgaacctgggaggtggaggttgcgttgGGCCAAGattccgccattgcactccagcctgggcaacaagagcgcaattctgtctcaaaaaacaaaacaaaacaaaatttaaaaaagactaggcgtggtgggtcacgcctgtaatcccagcactttgggacgctgaggcgggcagatcacctggggtaaggagttcgagaccagcctggccaacatggcaaaatacaaaaaatagccagctgtggtggtgtgcgcctgtaatcccagctactagggagactgaggctggagaactgcttgaacctgggaggtggaggatgcagtgagctttaaaaaacaaacaaaaagccaggcgtggtggcatgagcccataatcccagctacttgggaggctgatatgggagaattgcttgaacccaggagtcggaggttgcagtgagccaagatcgagccactgcactccagcctgggtgacagagtgagactccgtctttttaaaaaaaaaaaaaaaaaaaaagcttagcaCTGACAAAGGCAGGTTCTCTGTGGAGGGGGCCGCAGGCTGCGCTGTCTTCCAGGAAAGCCAGGGAGGGGGAGCTCTCGGGAAAACGGTCCCAGCGTCTCCACCTGGTTTTCTCAGCACAGGATCCCTGCTTGGTTCTCACCCCTTGCTAGAGTTTGCCCCATTCCTCAGCAGGTGGCAAGCCCTGGAGGGAGCCTGCGGTCTGGAAGAGATGTTGGACGGGAGCCCTGGCTTTCCTGGGAGGGACAGTTTCGTGTGCTGCGTGTCCCCAGGTTCCTAGCTGGGGGCGGCGGCTTTCCTGCCCTGTGCCTGTTCAGGACTGGCAGTGGGGCATGGGCAACCACTCACTTGGCGAAAGGAAGTGCCCTGTCCGACTGAAGGAAGGTCCTGCTAGTGGTGTCTCAGAAGCCCTGATTCTCGGGGCAGGAACCTTCCAAAGGCTCCTGTCAAGTTCACTTACCTCTCTCTTCTGGCCTGCCTTTGTCGTCTTCAGGAGCCTGGTTCTGGACGGACGACATAGAGGACCACGATGAGGAAGACGACGAGGACTTCCTGGCGGAGGTGGCTGAGGAGGAGAACGAGCCCCCAGGGCTCTGGTCGGCGGCCTACGGCGTGGGGGACGTGCCTGGGACATGGGGCCCCGACGACTCAGATTCGGCGCAGACTCCAGAGGGGTGGGGCCCTGACCAAGGCGGCCTTGGGGTACTGGCCGACGGCTCTGAAGGGAAGCCTTTCCTGCACGGCCGGGAGCCGGCTGCGAACCTGCTGTCGCCCTGGGCGTTCCCCGCTGCAGTGGCTCCGCTGGCCGGGCGGCCCGAGACCACGTGCGACGTGTGCGGCAAGGTCTTTCCGCACCGCTCGCGGCTAGCCAAGCACCAGCGCTACCACGCGGCCGTCAAGCCCTTCGGCTGTGAGGAGTGCGGCAAGGGCTTCGTGTACCGCTCGCACCTGGCCATCCACCAGCGCACGCACACCGGCGAGAAGCCCTTCCCGTGCCCGGACTGCGGCAAGCGCTTCGTCTACAAGTCGCACCTGGTTACGCACCGACGCATCCATACGGGCGAGCGGCCCTACCGCTGCGCCTTCTGCGGCGCGGGCTTCGGGCGCCGCTCCTACCTGGTCACGCACCAGCGCACGCACACGGGCGAGCGGCCCTACCCGTGCCCGCACTGCGGCCGCAGCTTCAGCCAGAGCTCGGCGCTGGCGCGGCACCAGGCGGTGCACACGGCCGACCGCCCGCACTGCTGTCCCGACTGCGGCCAGGCCTTCCGCCTGCGCGCCGACTTCCAGCGCCACCGACGCGGCGGGGGCTGTGCGGAGCCGGGTGGTGACGGCCCCCGGCGGGAGCCCGGCGAGACGGCGGCCGCCGCGGGGCCGGAGGACACCgaccctgggccagaggggcCGGGGGGACCTGAAGCTGGTGAAGCGGATGGAGAGGCGGAGGCCGCGGccgaagagagagaagaggcggCGGTGGCGGCGCTCACCCCCAGCGGCAAAGCGGACCCCGCGCCGGACCGGCGCTTCCTGGAGCTGGGCAACGGCCTGGGAGAGGGCGAAGGCCCCTCCTCCCACCCGCTGGGCTTCCACTTCCCGGTGCACCCCAAGTCCTGGCTGCACCCGGACAGCTTCCCGCTCCTGGGCCTACCCGACTTCCGAGAGCGGCTGCCGGTCGACGGGCGCCCGCTCCCGGCGCCCCTGGGGGGCCCGCTCTCCCTAGTGGAGGGGACCGGGCTGGCCTGCGACCCTTTCGGCGGCGGCGGGGCCGGGGGCGGCGGAGGCGGCCTGCGCGCGTTCGGGCCTGCCGTCGGGAGTCTGCTCGCGGAGCCTGCGCCGGCCGCGCTGGCGGAGGAGGAGAGCCCGTGGATCTGCTCGGACTGCGGCAAGACGTTCGGGCGCCGGGCGGCGCTGGCCAAGCACCAGCGCTACCACGCGGGCGAGAGGCCACACCGCTGCGCCGATTGCGGCAAGAGCTTCGTGTACGGCTCGCACCTGGCGCGCCACCGGCGCACGCACACAGGCGAGCGGCCCTTCCCGTGCCCCGAGTGCGGCGCGCGCTTCGCCCGCGGCTCGCACTTGGCGGCGCACGTGCGCGGGCACACCGGCGAGAAGCCGTTCGTGTGCGGCGTGTGCGGCGCGGGCTTCAGCCGTCGCGCGCACTTGACAGCGCACGGGCGCGCGCACACCGGGGAGCGGCCCTACGCGTGCGGAGAGTGCGGTCGGCGCTTCGGTCAGAGCGCGGCGCTGACGCGGCATCAGTGGGCTCACGCCGAGGAGAAGCCGCACCGCTGCCCCGACTGCGGCAAGGGCTTCGGCCACAGCTCGGACTTCAAGCGGCACCGGCGCACGCACACGGGCGAGAAGCCCTTCCGCTGCGCCGACTGCGGCCGCGGCTTCGCACAGCGCTCCAATCTGGCCAAGCACCGGCGCGGCCACACGGGCGAACGTCCCTTCCCGTGCCCTGAGTGTGGCAAGCGCTTTTCGCAGCGTTCGGTGCTGGTCACGCACCAGCGCACACACACGGGCGAGCGGCCCTATGCCTGCGCCAACTGCGGCCGCCGCTTTTCGCAGAGTTCGCACCTGCTCACCCACATGAAGACGCACCGCGGCGCCGCCGCAGCGCCGAGCTCGGGTTCGGCCCCAGCTCCCGCGCCCAAGCCCGAGGCGGCCGCCAAGGGGCCGTCCAGCGTCGGCCCGGGGGAGCGCGGCAGCGCCCTGCTGGAGTTCGCGGGCGGCACAAGCTTCGGCTCGGAGCACCAGGCCGCGTTTGCCGGGCCCTCTGGCGCCTACAGGGAGGGCGTCCTGTGAGGGGCCCGGGGCCGACGGCAGCGCAGCCTGCAGGGCCACCGGCCCCTCGCTCCTCGGGCCCCGGGAGGCTGAGGGTCCCAGTCCTGGGTGCGGTGCCTTCCCTCAGCCCCCGCCCTGCGGCCCCGGGTCTCTTGCCCGCCGGGTCCGTGAGCTCAGCCGGAGACGTGGAGAGCTCTGGAGAGAAGAGCAGCGCGGAGGCAGCGAGGCCTGGGCGCCACCCCCACGGAGACTGCGATATCCCCTGGGTGGGCCCGGGCTGTGAAGCAGGGCGGTAGTTGGCGGGCGATGCTATTTATTTCACCCGAATTCCGACTTCGGTGGCCCAGGGAGCAAGGGACTTGTGCGTTTGCAACCGGCTGTGGCGGCGAGGGAGGGGAAAGCCCTTGCTCCACGGGAGGGTGGGGTCCAGTCACCCAGGTGGGCCAGCGAGATGCCTGGGAGGCCGGTGGGTTTGGCTGACCACTTCCTCTCATTCCTTAGTGGGAGATTTAGGGCCTCCCGGTCATCCGAAGGTTTAATTGCGCGAGGTGAGGGGAGGCCTTGTAGGTTTCCAAAGGGCGGAGCTCCAATGGGAAAACTTGAAACTTGTCGTCTGCAGATATTTATTTCCACCTCTCGTATGGCCTAAAGAATCTAGAAGAAAAAAGCCAGATACCAAACTTACGGCCAGGCAGACGGGTCGCGGGTGTTGACAGGGTCCTGAGGGAGTTTGAAGCCTTATTCTCGAGCCGCCTGCTGTCCTCTCCACACGGGCACAGAGGGCACCCGGGCGCCCGCTGCACCGGTTCGGTTTTGGTCTCTGCTTCTCTCAGTCCTTTGGTACTTTCACCTCCTTCAGCCGGAGGTGGCAAACTCAGACATCTTTGGGCACCCGAGGCCCTCGCAGCCCTGAGCCCCAGCTTTCACTTCCCTGGGCTGCCCGTCTCCCGGAATAGGCAGACGCTCCGTCCTCGGAGCCCAGCGCTCACTTAGAGCGACTGAGGTTGGTTGAAGGATCTTCCCCCACATCCCATAATTAGGGCCCTAGGACACCCGCAGGTCCCTTTAACTCTGCTTCTGTCATTACACTAGAACAAGTAGTGTTTCTGTTTAGAGTCCCATTTCACAAATTGGTTAGTGGAGGCACCCGTGTCCTGGCAGCTTGCACAGTGGCTGTCCACCTCTGGGGGGTGTGGACCTGAGCCGTGGCTCAGTGACAAACCAGGCACCCAACTATGCAAGGCCCCTGCCTGGTGGGCGCCCCACCCTCCGCACTGGGCCCATGGAAGCCACTGGGCAGGCAGCTGGGGTGTAGTTCATGTGAAGCCCCCCTCCCCTCATGCTTTTGGGGCCACTGTGAGTGGGGCCAGGAAACGGATTTTTGGTGCAGCTGCATTTCCTTATAGACCTAGTTCCTTCCACGTTAGTGTAGACATGGCCTTGGGGGCTGAGCGCagcagccaggctgcctgggctgGGGGCGGGTAGGAGGCACGGTAGTTGGTGGGTGGGAAGAGGGCCTGGGTGGTGGCAGTCAGTTAGCCTGGCTGGGTGAGGTTGCGGGGCGGGGTGGTGAGGAGAGCAGGGGTCCCAGGGAGGCATCGGGGTGCTGGGTAATGGCCTCAGCCCTGGGTTTCTCCTCTCCCTGTGGGACAGGAGTCTCAGAAAGGGCCAATGGCAAGGTGGGCTCGGGGGCTCTGGGATCTCAGCTCTAGCCCTATATGGCCAGGATCTGCTGTCCCTGCCCCTCCTGGGCCCCAGCAGCTGTCCTGCAGCCGTTGGCAGGAGGGCCTGGCTTTAATAAAGAGTGGACAAACTGAGCTTCTGACTGGACTCCATGCTGTTGCCACTTCTTGGAACCTGTCGGGGAGGCTTTGCGCGGCCTCAGGTCCAACTTGCTtctgcacatatttttaaaagattttctcttttaagaaattaGAATCGGTCCTAGGATGGCCCATGAGGAGTCAGCCCCAGGCCAGTGTGGCCCTGTGCTGCCCATGCTCACCGTCTTCCTTGGTGGCCCTCACCCTCTTCACACTTGATGTAGTGCAAACACCTGTCTTGGGCCATTACTGTTTGTGAAGGTGTTGGCTAGGCTTCTGGAGGCCAGAGTGAGGGGCCAGGTGCCCTTCCTGGTGATCCAAACACATTCCCAGTCCTTTCCTCAGAGGCCCCCGCACCATGTGGCTCATCCAGGGCTCACCTGCTCCAGTACCAGGGCAAGGTGCACATCTCCAGGGCCCCAAAATGCCTTCCTTAAAGCTGATTTGTTGATTTCTTTATTCTTATCACATGGTAACCCACGATCAGATCTGACCCTCCTGTCCTTTCTCTATGGGTCTGAAAAATAAGAACTGCTGTAATCAAATGTGATCTGGAGGCATCAGAACAGAGCAACCTAATACTTcttttctcacccaggctggagtgcagtggcgcgatcttggctccgcctcccgggttcaagcaattctcctgcctcagactgccaagtagctgggattacaggcatgtgccaccatgcctggctagttttttgatatttttagtagagatggggtttcaccatattggccaggctggtctcgagctcctgatcttgtgatctgccttccttggcctcccaaagtgctgggattacaggtgtgaacccccATGCCCGGCCAGAGCAACCTAacatttcaatagaaaaaaaataaagctgggcatggtggtatgcatctgtattcccatctacttgggaggatctcctgagaccagaaattcaaggccagcctgggcaatgtattGAGACCCCATGTCTGAAACAGACTTTTGAGTGGCAGACAAATACAAAGACCTAGTTTAAAAATGCAACCCCTTGAGGATCTTATAGTCTAGTCAGAAAAGTTAAatgaggctgggtgtagtggctcatgcctgtaatcccagcactatgggaggccaaggtgggtcccttgagcccaggtggattccttgagctcaggagttcgaggccagctgggacaacatggcaaaactctgtctctataaaaaatacaaaaattagctgggtgtggtggcgcatgcttgtagtcccagctactctggagactgaagtgggaagactgcttgagcctgggaggcagaggctgcagtgagctatgatctctccattgcactccagcctgggtgacagaacaagaccctatctcaccaaaaaaaaaaaaaaaaaagatttcccgATACAACTTAAAATTGACTGTCCagccaaatacttacaaaaaaaaaaaagtttatagggAGAAAAATACCTACTACCCCCCCATCCAATGG
This window harbors:
- the ZNF316 gene encoding zinc finger protein 316 isoform X1, with amino-acid sequence MKVTLARSPRSPMSCRREPDLLASRHLSLLPAPSCLASACSLSVLRPLGVPCWPGSCVLRTRPRGGSLPGRMAALHTTPDSPAAQLERAEDGAECDPDQEEEEEEEEKKGEEAQEVAEEEEEIVVEEEEEGVAEVVEDTQVEEVAEVEVEADVEEEDVKEVLAEEQHLALGTQERLSHGGDAKSPVLQEKGLQPSRAPATPRDEDLEEDEEEEEEEEDEDEDDLLMAGSQGLVTFEDVAVYFSLEEWERLEADQRGLYQEVMQENYGILVSLGYPIPKPDLIFRLEQGEEPWVPDSPRREEGDIVTGVYTGAWFWTDDIEDHDEEDDEDFLAEVAEEENEPPGLWSAAYGVGDVPGTWGPDDSDSAQTPEGWGPDQGGLGVLADGSEGKPFLHGREPAANLLSPWAFPAAVAPLAGRPETTCDVCGKVFPHRSRLAKHQRYHAAVKPFGCEECGKGFVYRSHLAIHQRTHTGEKPFPCPDCGKRFVYKSHLVTHRRIHTGERPYRCAFCGAGFGRRSYLVTHQRTHTGERPYPCPHCGRSFSQSSALARHQAVHTADRPHCCPDCGQAFRLRADFQRHRRGGGCAEPGGDGPRREPGETAAAAGPEDTDPGPEGPGGPEAGEADGEAEAAAEEREEAAVAALTPSGKADPAPDRRFLELGNGLGEGEGPSSHPLGFHFPVHPKSWLHPDSFPLLGLPDFRERLPVDGRPLPAPLGGPLSLVEGTGLACDPFGGGGAGGGGGGLRAFGPAVGSLLAEPAPAALAEEESPWICSDCGKTFGRRAALAKHQRYHAGERPHRCADCGKSFVYGSHLARHRRTHTGERPFPCPECGARFARGSHLAAHVRGHTGEKPFVCGVCGAGFSRRAHLTAHGRAHTGERPYACGECGRRFGQSAALTRHQWAHAEEKPHRCPDCGKGFGHSSDFKRHRRTHTGEKPFRCADCGRGFAQRSNLAKHRRGHTGERPFPCPECGKRFSQRSVLVTHQRTHTGERPYACANCGRRFSQSSHLLTHMKTHRGAAAAPSSGSAPAPAPKPEAAAKGPSSVGPGERGSALLEFAGGTSFGSEHQAAFAGPSGAYREGVL
- the ZNF316 gene encoding zinc finger protein 316 isoform X2 — protein: MAALHTTPDSPAAQLERAEDGAECDPDQEEEEEEEEKKGEEAQEVAEEEEEIVVEEEEEGVAEVVEDTQVEEVAEVEVEADVEEEDVKEVLAEEQHLALGTQERLSHGGDAKSPVLQEKGLQPSRAPATPRDEDLEEDEEEEEEEEDEDEDDLLMAGSQGLVTFEDVAVYFSLEEWERLEADQRGLYQEVMQENYGILVSLGYPIPKPDLIFRLEQGEEPWVPDSPRREEGDIVTGVYTGAWFWTDDIEDHDEEDDEDFLAEVAEEENEPPGLWSAAYGVGDVPGTWGPDDSDSAQTPEGWGPDQGGLGVLADGSEGKPFLHGREPAANLLSPWAFPAAVAPLAGRPETTCDVCGKVFPHRSRLAKHQRYHAAVKPFGCEECGKGFVYRSHLAIHQRTHTGEKPFPCPDCGKRFVYKSHLVTHRRIHTGERPYRCAFCGAGFGRRSYLVTHQRTHTGERPYPCPHCGRSFSQSSALARHQAVHTADRPHCCPDCGQAFRLRADFQRHRRGGGCAEPGGDGPRREPGETAAAAGPEDTDPGPEGPGGPEAGEADGEAEAAAEEREEAAVAALTPSGKADPAPDRRFLELGNGLGEGEGPSSHPLGFHFPVHPKSWLHPDSFPLLGLPDFRERLPVDGRPLPAPLGGPLSLVEGTGLACDPFGGGGAGGGGGGLRAFGPAVGSLLAEPAPAALAEEESPWICSDCGKTFGRRAALAKHQRYHAGERPHRCADCGKSFVYGSHLARHRRTHTGERPFPCPECGARFARGSHLAAHVRGHTGEKPFVCGVCGAGFSRRAHLTAHGRAHTGERPYACGECGRRFGQSAALTRHQWAHAEEKPHRCPDCGKGFGHSSDFKRHRRTHTGEKPFRCADCGRGFAQRSNLAKHRRGHTGERPFPCPECGKRFSQRSVLVTHQRTHTGERPYACANCGRRFSQSSHLLTHMKTHRGAAAAPSSGSAPAPAPKPEAAAKGPSSVGPGERGSALLEFAGGTSFGSEHQAAFAGPSGAYREGVL